From Cryobacterium sp. GrIS_2_6:
CTGGCCGAAGTGCTCATTCTTCTCGTCGACCTCGGCGGCACCTGCGGTTCCGCCGACGCGGCGGGCGTTCGGGTTCTGGGAGGCTGCGATCGCGTCCGCGATGAGCTTGGCCGGCTCGTCGATGCCGCGCTTGACCGGAACCTGGATGACGGGCTTGCCCGCGAAGCGCTCACGGCCGCGCACGTCGACGTCGACCGCGAAGATCACCGCGTCGGCTGCGGCGATGACCGCGGGGTCGAGCATGGTGAGGCCGGCAGAGCCCTGGGTCTCGACCTGTATCTCGACGCCGGCGGCTTCCGCGGCGGCAGAGAGGGCCTCAGCGGCCATGTAGGTGTGCGCGATACCGGTGGGGCAGGCAGTGACGGCGACGAGGCGCTTGACGCCGGTCGCGACGGATGCCGCGGGGGCTGCAGTGCCGCCGCCGACAGCGACGGGAACGGGGGAGACGACGTTTGTGACGAGCTCGACGATCTCTGCGGGCGTCGTGGCTGCGCGCAGGGCGGCCGTGAACGCGGGCTTCATCAGCGAGCGGGAGAGCTTCGCCAGGATCTTAAGGTGTTCCTGGTCCGCGCCGGCCGGCGCGGCGATCAGGAAGACCAGGTCGGCGGGGCCGTCTCCTGCGCCGAAGTCGACCGGGGTCGACAGGCGGGCGAGCGCGAGGGTCGGCTCGGTAACGGCTGCGGAACGGCAATGCGGGATGGCCAGACCGCCCGGGATGCCGGTGGCCGTCTTCGCTTCGCGGGCGAGAGCATCCGCGTACAGGCTCTCGATCTCGGTGGCCCGGCCTGCGCCGACAACGAGCTCGGCGAGTCGCCGGATGACGCTCGAGGGAGCGGCTCCGAGGTTCTTATCCAGAGCGACGAGCTCCGGGGTGATCAGTGCACTCACTGGACATCCTCCTTTGGATGGGTCAGCTGCGTCACGGTGACGTCGCTGGGCTTTGTTTGGTTCAGTGCCGGAACGGTTGATCCGGGCAAAGATGCGGCTGCGGCCCCGTGGGCTGCTGCCTGGCGGAGCGCATCGGGGGCGCTGCCACCGGCCAGGTTGCTCAGCAGGAAGCCGGCCAGCGACGAGTCGCCGGCGCCGACGGTGCTCACGGCGACCATGGGCGGCGTCTGGGCGAGCCAGGATCCGTCCCTGGTCGTCAACACGGCACCCTGGGCGCCGAGCGTGGCGAGGACCGCGCCGACGCCGCCGGCCACGAGGCGAGCGGATGCCGTTGCGACGAGTGACGGATTGCCCTCGAGCGCTTCGGCGTCCGGGATTCCGGTGAGTTCGGCGAGTTCCTCGCCGTTCGGCTTGATCAGGTCTGGGCCGGCGCTCACTGCCGCGGCGAAGGGGGCGCCGGACGAATCGACGGCGACCTTCGGCGCCGCTGAGCCGTAGCGGGCGCGCAGCCGGCGGATGATGTCGGCGTAGAAATCGACGGGAGCTCCCGGGGGAAGCGAGCCCGCGAGCACGACCCAGCCTGCTCCATCCGCCCGGTCGAGCACGAGATCGATGAGTTCGGTCTGTTGCGCGGGGGTCAGCACAGGACCGGGCACGTTGACCTTGGTCGTGGTGCCGTCCGGCTCCGTGATCGCGACATTGCTGCGGATGCTTGCGCCGATCGGCATGCCGAGGTGCGGGATGCCCGCATCGGAGAGCGCGATGAGCACAGGATCGAGGGCGTCGCCGGGCAGGATCGCGAGGCTCTCCACGCCGGAGGCCTCAAGGGCGCGGCAGATGTTGACGCCCTTGCCCCCCGGCTCGACATGGCTCGCCACGGCGCGCTGCACCTCGCCGCGGGCGAGGACGCCGTCGAGCGAGATCGTGCGGTCCAGGCTCGGATTCGGGGTAAGCGTGATGATCACGCGATCACAACCTCTACGTCAGCCGCGGCCAGGGCCGCGGAAAGTTCCGGTGATGGGAGGGCATCCGTGATGAGCACGTCGATGTCGCCGAGCGCGGCGAACCGCACCAGGGTCTCTTCGTCGAGCTTGGTGGAATCGGCGAGCGCGACGACGAGCCGTGCCGATCGGACGATGGCGGTCTTGACAGACGATTCGACGAGGTCGGGGGTGCTCAGGCCGAAGATGGCATGCACGCCGTTGGCGCCGATGAATGCGATATCGGGGCGGAGTCCCTCGAGCTGGGCGATCGTGCTCTGGCCGACGACGGCGCGGGTCAGGCCACGGACGCGACCGCCGAGGAGATGGAGATGGATTTCCTCGTTGCCGGCGAGCTTGTATGCGATCGGAACGGCGTTCGTGATGACGAGGAGCTGGTCGTCGGGTCCGGCGGATGTCCAGTCGGCGAGGCGGTCGGCGAGGAGTTCGGTGGTGGTGCCGGCGTCGAGGATGATCGACCCGGACTGGCTGGTCGGGATCATCGCGAACGCGGCAGCGGCGATGCGTTCCTTCTCGTCGTGTCGCTGGGTCTGCCGTTCGGCCAGGCTGGGCTCGGAGAGGCTGAGGCGGTCGAGGGCAACGGCCCCGCCGTGGACTCGACGCAACTGCCGGGAGCCTTCGAGCGTATCGAGGTCGCGGCGCACTGTTTCCGGGGTGATGTCGAAGCGGGTTGCGAGTTCATTGACGGTGACCCGGCTGGCTTCGCTGACGAGTTCGGCGATCAGCGCCTGCCGTTCTTCCGCAAACATGATACCTCCTCGTCTTTGAGTGACCCCCCGCCACTGCGCGGCCCGATCGCTTCGATCAGGATTGTCTACACGATATCTGTGTTTCTTTTTGTTTGTCAAGGAAAACACAGAAGAACAAAGATAGATGCTGTGGGCGGGCCGATCGGTCCGTGTCGGTGCTGGACGGTAGCGTGACGATCATGAGGATCCTGCACACGTCGGACTGGCACATCGGGCGCACGTTCCACACGCACTCGACCCTCGAGCACCTCCGGTCCGTGCTGGACGGGCTCGTCGACGTTGTCCGCGATCGTTCGATCGACGTGGTCGTCGTCGCCGGCGATGTGTTCGACTCGGCGATGCCCTCAGCGGACAGCTACACCCTCCTCGCGACGGCCCTTCGCGAGATTCGGAAGGCCGGCGCGCAGGTCATCATGACGAGCGGCAACCACGACTCGGCCACCCGGCTCGGGTTCCAGTCCGAATGGGCCGGCCTTGCCGGCATCCATGTGATCACCCGGCCCGAGCAGGTCGCCTCGCCGGTCACTCTCACCGACGAGTACGGCCCCGTGCATTTCTACGGCATCCCCTTCCTCGAACCGGCCCTGGTCCGCCACCTCTATTCCACTCAAACGCGAGCCAACCAGGCGCGCCCAGACCAGGCGCTCAAGACCCACGAGCAGGTGCTCACCTTCGTCATGGACCAGATCCGGGCGGACCTCGCGGTCCGCGGCGGTCGCTCCGTCGTGCTCGCGCATTGCTTCGCGGCCGGCGTCGCGGCCACGCAGGAGGCGAGCGACGTCGAGCGGGACATCACCGCCGGCGGGCTCGACCTCGTGCCGGTCAGCGTGTTCGAGGGCCCGGACTACGTCGCACTCGGGCACATCCACGGGCGAGCCAGGCTCGAAGACCGGGTGCGCTACTCCGGCGCACCCCTGCACTACTCGTTCGCCGAGGCCGCCAAGCCCCGCGGTGCCTGGCAGGTCGACCTCGGCCCCGACCGTTCGGGGAAGGGTGCCGAGCTCGAGATCGAGTGGGTCGCCCTCCCGATTCCCCGAAGGCTCAGTGTGCTCACCGGCGAGCTCGAGGAACTCCTCACCGCCGACAG
This genomic window contains:
- a CDS encoding 1-phosphofructokinase family hexose kinase yields the protein MIITLTPNPSLDRTISLDGVLARGEVQRAVASHVEPGGKGVNICRALEASGVESLAILPGDALDPVLIALSDAGIPHLGMPIGASIRSNVAITEPDGTTTKVNVPGPVLTPAQQTELIDLVLDRADGAGWVVLAGSLPPGAPVDFYADIIRRLRARYGSAAPKVAVDSSGAPFAAAVSAGPDLIKPNGEELAELTGIPDAEALEGNPSLVATASARLVAGGVGAVLATLGAQGAVLTTRDGSWLAQTPPMVAVSTVGAGDSSLAGFLLSNLAGGSAPDALRQAAAHGAAAASLPGSTVPALNQTKPSDVTVTQLTHPKEDVQ
- a CDS encoding exonuclease SbcCD subunit D is translated as MRILHTSDWHIGRTFHTHSTLEHLRSVLDGLVDVVRDRSIDVVVVAGDVFDSAMPSADSYTLLATALREIRKAGAQVIMTSGNHDSATRLGFQSEWAGLAGIHVITRPEQVASPVTLTDEYGPVHFYGIPFLEPALVRHLYSTQTRANQARPDQALKTHEQVLTFVMDQIRADLAVRGGRSVVLAHCFAAGVAATQEASDVERDITAGGLDLVPVSVFEGPDYVALGHIHGRARLEDRVRYSGAPLHYSFAEAAKPRGAWQVDLGPDRSGKGAELEIEWVALPIPRRLSVLTGELEELLTADRFAAFEGDWVSAVLTDQVRPLDGMRALQKRFPHCVTLEHRPAVVVDTGGESYAERINRQTDPDIIAGFLSFVRNGVGQTEFERDLVAELLAAGELKEVTQ
- a CDS encoding DeoR/GlpR family DNA-binding transcription regulator — its product is MFAEERQALIAELVSEASRVTVNELATRFDITPETVRRDLDTLEGSRQLRRVHGGAVALDRLSLSEPSLAERQTQRHDEKERIAAAAFAMIPTSQSGSIILDAGTTTELLADRLADWTSAGPDDQLLVITNAVPIAYKLAGNEEIHLHLLGGRVRGLTRAVVGQSTIAQLEGLRPDIAFIGANGVHAIFGLSTPDLVESSVKTAIVRSARLVVALADSTKLDEETLVRFAALGDIDVLITDALPSPELSAALAAADVEVVIA